The proteins below come from a single Zea mays cultivar B73 chromosome 8, Zm-B73-REFERENCE-NAM-5.0, whole genome shotgun sequence genomic window:
- the LOC111589975 gene encoding ATP-dependent DNA helicase PIF1-like gives MQTESEILVSGLNSEQLYAFTAITETVLSNKPGFFLYQDTVAQLEYLKDRAILTPTNDIVDSINEYIVSLIPEETKEYLSCDKVIKAPNTHESYDLLYPVEFLNTLNGNSFPQHRIVLKKGTPIMLLRNLNQSEGLCNGTRLIITSLGDKVIEGQIMTGTHKSKIVIIPRISLTLKNTRWPFVLQRRQYPIKVCYAMTINKSQGQTLSKVGVYLKKPVFTHGQLYVAISRVTSQNGLFILIEDDSGNCSTKTRNIVYKEVFTRITIQGIDG, from the exons ATGCAGACTGAATCTGAAATCTTAGTTTCAGGATTAAACAGTGAACAATTATATGCTTTCACAGCTATTACAGAAACTGTTTTATCAAACAAACCAGGTTTTTTTTTGTATCAGGATACGGTGGCACAG CTTGAGTATTTGAAAGATCGTGCCATATTAACTCCTACTAATGATATAGTTGATTCCATAAATGAATACATTGTGTCTCTTATCcctgaagagacaaaagagtatttAAGCTGTGACAAAGTCATCAAAGCTCCCAATACTCATGAATCTTATGACCTTTTATATCCTGTTGAATTTTTGAATACATTGAATGGAAATAGCTTTCCACAACATCGAATAGTCCTAAAAAAGGGTACACCAATTATGCTTCTCAGAAATCTGAACCAATCAGAAGGTCTATGCAACGGTACAAGATTAATTATAACATCTTTGGGTGACAAAGTTATTGAAGGTCAGATAATGACAGGTACTCATAAATCAAAAATTGTGATAATACCTCGTATATCATTGACATTAAAGAATACAAGATGGCCATTTGTTCTACAAAGACGCCAATACCCTATAAAGGTATGCTATGCAATGACAATTAATAAGAGCCAAGGACAAACACTTTCAAAAGTTGGGGTATATCTGAAGAAACCAGTTTTCACACATGGGCAATTATATGTTGCAATATCAAGAGTTACATCACAAAATGGTCTTTTTATCCTTATCGAAGATGATTCAGGCAATTGCAGTACTAAGACTCGAAACATAGTGTACAAAGAGGTCTTCACACGTATTACTATACAAGGCATTGATGGATAA
- the LOC103636550 gene encoding uncharacterized protein isoform X2 gives MTATSKAPRRPRIRPRGPPPAPTPIRTARGARTAAADERVLAEFLEASLRVPDLSLPPRKRFSFPPPPAPEPDGIPSHALVSGDADAEQRAIAAAAETGAFRVTSAVDAREARDAVEAASELVFAAPEEVKRGLERWYRRRDREPREEFVWFRPMSADEDRAMAAAFPGSTYRAFREKVDTLASKMEDIAKAVIRVLHDNVKNPKASAEPREAAPSILRLALYSSDTSSTCWNELDSTTAPNSHALSVHLCGQDRRICLRRSLGGSTVSTLPAGCMLVTVGKQIQCACSEPRNGPTGSSRPLLEER, from the exons ATGACGGCGACGTCCAAGGCTCCGCGGCGGCCCCGCATCCGCCCCCGCGGCCCGCCGCCGGCGCCGACGCCGATCCGCACGGCGCGCGGCGCGCGCACCGCGGCCGCCGACGAGCGCGTCCTCGCCGAGTTCCTCGAGGCCTCCCTCCGCGTGCCGGACCTCTCCCTGCCCCCACGGAAGCGCTTCAGCTTCCCACCGCCGCCGGCGCCGGAACCGGACGGGATCCCTTCTCACGCCCTCGTTTCGGGCGACGCGGACGCGGAGCAGCGGGCGATTGCCGCGGCAGCGGAGACCGGCGCGTTCCGCGTGACCAGCGCGGTCGACGCTCGCGAGGCGCGCGACGCCGTGGAGGCGGCGTCGGAGCTCGTGTTCGCGGCGCCGGAGGAGGTGAAGCGCGGCCTGGAGAGATGGTACCGAAGGAGAGATCGGGAGCCCCGGGAGGAGTTCGTCTGGTTCCGGCCGATGAGCGCCGACGAGGACAGAGCGATGGCCGCGGCCTTCCCAGGCTCCACGTACCGTGCGTTCAG GGAGAAGGTGGACACCTTGGCGTCCAAAATGGAGGATATAGCAAAAGCTGTCATCAGGGTTCTACACGATAACGTCAAAAACCCTAAAGCCTCTGCCGAGCCCAGAGAAGCCGCCCCGTCAATCCTGCGCCTGGCACTGTACAGCAGTGACACGTCGAGTACGTGCTGGAACGAGCTTGACAGCACCACTGCTCCTAACTCGCACGCTTTGAGCGTCCACCTCTGCGGACAAGACCGGCGGATCTGTCTGCGGCGGAGTCTGGGGGGCTCGACCGTCTCCACTCTACCTGCGGGCTGCATGCTTGTCACAGTCGGCAAGCAGATTCAG TGCGCTTGCTCTGAACCCAGGAATGGTCCAACGGGCAGTTCAAGGCCGCTGTTGGAGGAGAGGTAG
- the LOC103636550 gene encoding uncharacterized protein isoform X1 encodes MTATSKAPRRPRIRPRGPPPAPTPIRTARGARTAAADERVLAEFLEASLRVPDLSLPPRKRFSFPPPPAPEPDGIPSHALVSGDADAEQRAIAAAAETGAFRVTSAVDAREARDAVEAASELVFAAPEEVKRGLERWYRRRDREPREEFVWFRPMSADEDRAMAAAFPGSTYRAFREKVDTLASKMEDIAKAVIRVLHDNVKNPKASAEPREAAPSILRLALYSSDTSSTCWNELDSTTAPNSHALSVHLCGQDRRICLRRSLGGSTVSTLPAGCMLVTVGKQIQEWSNGQFKAAVGGEVVLFETTDEPGPFVSAELIVYCYCPHDLRLSEAGRYASRRVDRATIVSFRDQILVALVLLSLFYLFRG; translated from the exons ATGACGGCGACGTCCAAGGCTCCGCGGCGGCCCCGCATCCGCCCCCGCGGCCCGCCGCCGGCGCCGACGCCGATCCGCACGGCGCGCGGCGCGCGCACCGCGGCCGCCGACGAGCGCGTCCTCGCCGAGTTCCTCGAGGCCTCCCTCCGCGTGCCGGACCTCTCCCTGCCCCCACGGAAGCGCTTCAGCTTCCCACCGCCGCCGGCGCCGGAACCGGACGGGATCCCTTCTCACGCCCTCGTTTCGGGCGACGCGGACGCGGAGCAGCGGGCGATTGCCGCGGCAGCGGAGACCGGCGCGTTCCGCGTGACCAGCGCGGTCGACGCTCGCGAGGCGCGCGACGCCGTGGAGGCGGCGTCGGAGCTCGTGTTCGCGGCGCCGGAGGAGGTGAAGCGCGGCCTGGAGAGATGGTACCGAAGGAGAGATCGGGAGCCCCGGGAGGAGTTCGTCTGGTTCCGGCCGATGAGCGCCGACGAGGACAGAGCGATGGCCGCGGCCTTCCCAGGCTCCACGTACCGTGCGTTCAG GGAGAAGGTGGACACCTTGGCGTCCAAAATGGAGGATATAGCAAAAGCTGTCATCAGGGTTCTACACGATAACGTCAAAAACCCTAAAGCCTCTGCCGAGCCCAGAGAAGCCGCCCCGTCAATCCTGCGCCTGGCACTGTACAGCAGTGACACGTCGAGTACGTGCTGGAACGAGCTTGACAGCACCACTGCTCCTAACTCGCACGCTTTGAGCGTCCACCTCTGCGGACAAGACCGGCGGATCTGTCTGCGGCGGAGTCTGGGGGGCTCGACCGTCTCCACTCTACCTGCGGGCTGCATGCTTGTCACAGTCGGCAAGCAGATTCAG GAATGGTCCAACGGGCAGTTCAAGGCCGCTGTTGGAGGAGAGGTAGTACTGTTCGAGACGACCGACGAACCAGGCCCCTTCGTCTCCGCGGAACTCATCGTGTACTGTTACTGTCCACACGACCTGCGTCTCTCTGAGGCTGGCCGGTACGCCAGCCGCCGCGTTGACCGTGCCACGATCGTTTCCTTTAGGGACCAGATACTGGTCGCTCTGGTTTTGCTGTCTTTGTTCTACCTCTTCCGGGGCTGA
- the LOC103636549 gene encoding transcription repressor OFP2 — protein sequence MGRHKFRLSDMMPNAWFFKLRDMHARGGGAAATSPRVAASRPPPSTPRAAAWLPHRASHYYTPRAGDLGGLGSPLHPRASDTHFPPLQLSPPRRSRRRHRRRSVKLAPPPSASSSSSSGVASSPASAACRCRQELVVVEAPDTPPCRRDIFAGYSSDGDDECVKKPTVAVRAHHRLDGKVITSATDIIFDLRTKKRPAKSLPPIATKPATKREPDVCQLEDKHIDVLTHAARRTSPAVPEQSTLKPRRRSVSSARRLKTRANTPRLASPSSKKCKSPTTTTAARSPPPPLAKSFAVVKSSRDPRRDFRESMEEMIAENGIRAAADLEDLLACYLSLNAAEYHDLIVEVFEHIWVTLSDVKV from the coding sequence ATGGGGCGGCACAAGTTCCGGCTGTCAGACATGATGCCGAACGCGTGGTTCTTCAAGCTCCGGGACATGCACGCacggggcggcggcgcggcggcgaccAGCCCCCGCGTGGCCGCGTCGCGGCCGCCCCCGAGCACGCCGAGGGCCGCGGCCTGGCTCCCGCACAGGGCGTCTCACTACTACACGCCTCGGGCAGGGGACCTCGGCGGCCTGGGCTCGCCGCTGCACCCCAGGGCCTCCGACACGCACTTCCCGCCGCTGCAGCTGTCGCCGCCGCGCCGGTCCAGGCGGCGCCACCGGAGGCGGTCCGTCAAGCTGGCGCCGCCGCCCTcggccagcagcagcagcagcagcggcgTCGCGTCCTCGCCGGCCTCAGCCGCCTGCCGCTGCCGGCAAGAGCTCGTGGTGGTCGAGGCGCCCGACACCCCGCCGTGCCGCCGCGACATTTTTGCCGGTTACagtagcgacggcgacgacgaGTGCGTGAAGAAACCGACGGTCGCCGTCCGCGCTCACCACAGGCTCGACGGCAAGGTGATCACTTCCGCCACGGATATCATCTTCGACCTGCGGACCAAGAAGAGGCCCGCAAAGTCTCTCCCGCCGATCGCGACCAAGCCGGCGACGAAGAGGGAGCCCGACGTGTGCCAGCTCGAGGACAAGCACATCGACGTCCTCACACACGCGGCCCGACGCACCTCGCCAGCTGTCCCCGAGCAGAGCACGCTGAAGCCACGGCGGCGGTCCGTGTCGTCGGCGCGCCGCCTCAAGACGCGCGCGAACACCCCGCGCTTAGCGTCGCCGTCGTCCAAGAAGTGCAAGTCACCCACGACCACGACGGCCGCGCGCTCCCCGCCGCCTCCTCTGGCCAAGAGCTTCGCGGTGGTGAAGTCGTCGCGGGACCCGAGGCGGGACTTCCGGGAGTCCATGGAGGAGATGATCGCGGAGAACGGCATCCGCGCCGCCGCCGACCTCGAGGACCTCCTCGCGTGCTACCTGTCCCTCAACGCCGCCGAGTACCACGACCTCATCGTCGAGGTGTTCGAGCACATCTGGGTCACGCTCTCTGACGTCAAGGTGTAG